One window of the Bradyrhizobium sp. NP1 genome contains the following:
- a CDS encoding DNA polymerase III subunit gamma/tau — MTDAGAPPEKSDSTDQGGLGLGAPAPYRVLARKYRPSGFEDLIGQDAVVRTVSNAFETGRIPQAWILTGVRGVGKTTTARILARALNYELPDGSVKGPTIHMPTLGVHCRAIMESRHMDVLEMDAASHTGVDDVRQINDSVRYAPASARYKVYIIDEVHMLSTAAFNAFLKTLEEPPEHAKFVFATTEIRKVPVTVLSRCQRFDLRRVEADVLMTHLSNIAKKEGVEVEPEALGIIARAAEGSVRDSLSLFDQAIAHAAGKVRADEVRQMLGLADRTRVIDLFESLARGDIASAFREFRDQYDTGADPVVVLSDLAEFVNFVTRVKIVPATADNVAYGETERVRARDFATKLSMRVLSRMWQMLLKGIAEVQGATRPAAAAEMVLVRIAYVADLPTPDEAIRMIEQNGGASSTAATAAVPRGTPAPVASAMASAPARPAAPAPRSGAEASLRPQMAPAAEAQGAPTLRITSFPQLVALAAEKRDLLIKGALESDMRLVRIEDGRLEVALEPNAAKTLINDLSRKLDQWTGKRWTVVVSNAAGQPTLRSQHEAARNQRERAAEADPRVQEVLARFPGTKILEVRRLAPELPESDSIGEDPAETPDNDDF, encoded by the coding sequence ATGACCGACGCTGGCGCTCCGCCCGAGAAATCCGACAGCACCGACCAGGGTGGCCTCGGCCTTGGCGCCCCCGCACCCTACCGCGTGCTGGCGCGCAAATACCGCCCTTCCGGATTCGAAGATTTGATCGGACAGGACGCCGTGGTCCGCACGGTTTCCAACGCGTTCGAGACCGGGCGGATTCCGCAGGCCTGGATCCTGACCGGCGTGCGCGGCGTGGGCAAGACCACCACGGCGCGGATCCTCGCCCGCGCGCTCAATTACGAGCTGCCGGACGGTTCGGTGAAGGGGCCGACCATCCACATGCCGACGCTCGGCGTGCATTGCCGGGCGATCATGGAAAGCCGGCACATGGATGTGCTGGAGATGGACGCGGCCTCCCATACCGGCGTCGACGACGTCCGCCAGATCAATGACAGCGTGCGCTACGCCCCGGCCAGCGCCCGCTACAAGGTCTACATCATCGACGAAGTCCACATGCTGTCGACGGCCGCGTTCAACGCGTTCCTGAAGACGCTGGAAGAGCCGCCGGAGCACGCCAAGTTCGTGTTCGCGACCACCGAGATCCGAAAAGTTCCGGTCACGGTGTTGTCGCGCTGCCAGCGTTTCGACCTGCGCCGCGTCGAGGCCGACGTGCTGATGACGCACCTTTCCAACATCGCGAAAAAGGAAGGCGTCGAGGTCGAGCCGGAGGCGCTCGGCATCATCGCGCGGGCAGCCGAAGGCTCGGTGCGCGATTCGCTGTCGCTGTTCGACCAGGCGATCGCGCATGCCGCGGGCAAGGTGCGCGCCGACGAAGTGCGGCAGATGCTTGGGCTCGCCGACCGCACCCGGGTGATCGACCTGTTCGAGAGCCTGGCGCGCGGCGATATCGCGAGCGCCTTCCGTGAGTTCCGCGATCAATACGACACCGGCGCCGATCCGGTCGTCGTGCTCTCGGACCTCGCCGAATTCGTCAATTTCGTCACCCGCGTGAAGATCGTGCCGGCGACCGCCGACAATGTCGCCTATGGCGAGACCGAGCGCGTGCGGGCCCGCGATTTCGCCACAAAACTCTCGATGCGCGTGCTGTCGCGGATGTGGCAGATGCTGCTCAAGGGCATCGCCGAGGTGCAGGGCGCGACGCGGCCAGCGGCTGCGGCCGAGATGGTGCTGGTGCGCATCGCCTATGTCGCCGATCTGCCGACGCCGGATGAAGCGATCCGCATGATCGAGCAGAACGGCGGCGCGTCTTCCACTGCTGCGACCGCTGCGGTTCCACGCGGCACGCCGGCCCCGGTTGCATCCGCCATGGCGTCCGCGCCGGCGCGCCCGGCGGCTCCCGCGCCGCGCTCCGGCGCTGAAGCCTCGCTCCGTCCGCAAATGGCGCCTGCCGCGGAAGCCCAGGGCGCGCCGACCTTGCGCATCACCAGCTTCCCCCAGCTCGTCGCGCTCGCGGCCGAAAAGCGCGATCTTCTGATCAAGGGCGCGCTGGAAAGCGACATGCGGCTCGTCCGCATCGAGGACGGGCGGCTCGAGGTCGCACTCGAACCGAACGCCGCGAAGACGCTCATCAACGATCTCTCCCGCAAGCTCGATCAATGGACCGGCAAGCGCTGGACCGTGGTGGTCTCCAACGCGGCCGGCCAGCCGACCCTGCGCTCGCAACATGAAGCGGCGAGAAACCAGCGCGAGCGTGCCGCCGAGGCCGATCCGCGGGTGCAGGAGGTGCTGGCGCGCTTTCCCGGCACCAAGATCCTCGAGGTGCGCAGGCTTGCCCCCGAGCTGCCGGAATCCGACTCTATCGGTGAGGATCCCGCCGAGACGCCGGACAACGACGATTTTTGA
- a CDS encoding HIT domain-containing protein, which yields MSDPAWSLHSQLKKDTIDIGDLPLCRVLVIKDAHYPWLLLVPRRPDIVEIIDLAEVEQAQLMTEISRVSRALKEVSRCDKLNVAALGNLVPQLHVHIIARRSSDAAWPRPVWGVMPPLAHDAEEVQNFISALRRKIWLG from the coding sequence ATGTCCGATCCCGCCTGGTCGCTGCATTCCCAGCTCAAGAAGGACACCATCGACATCGGCGACCTGCCGCTGTGCCGGGTGCTCGTCATCAAGGATGCGCATTATCCCTGGCTGCTGCTGGTGCCCCGCCGCCCGGACATCGTCGAGATCATCGACCTTGCGGAGGTCGAGCAGGCGCAGCTGATGACGGAGATTTCCCGCGTTTCGCGCGCGCTGAAGGAGGTTTCCCGCTGCGACAAGCTGAACGTCGCCGCGCTCGGCAACCTGGTGCCGCAGCTCCACGTCCATATCATCGCCCGCCGCTCCAGCGACGCCGCCTGGCCGCGCCCGGTCTGGGGCGTGATGCCGCCGCTCGCCCATGACGCCGAAGAGGTGCAGAATTTCATCAGCGCGCTCAGGCGCAAGATCTGGCTAGGTTGA
- the nudC gene encoding NAD(+) diphosphatase, with protein MSAFDAFPLGQPAFVSNVLDRAAHLRMNDEKLMALESDPRSRAYVVYRDSLVVKKEAERTRALLTLDEAVKFGANPGTIFLGLRDGAAVFGMGVSAAAAEKLVSRDDVAVNELRGMAMQGAVPPGELAAIAAAKSMVNWHQRHGFCANCGTRTAMREGGWKRECPSCKAEHFPRTDPVVISLVTLGDKCLLGRQKHFPPGMYSCLAGFVEAAETIEDAVRREIFEESGIRCTEVQYYMTQPWPYPSSLMIGCTARALNEEVVVDRSELEDARWFDREEARLMLARKHPDGLAGPHPFAIAHHLVGRWVHDGKPASA; from the coding sequence ATGTCAGCCTTCGACGCATTTCCACTGGGCCAGCCGGCCTTTGTTTCCAACGTCCTCGATCGCGCCGCGCATCTGCGCATGAATGACGAGAAGCTGATGGCGCTGGAGAGCGACCCCCGCTCGCGCGCCTATGTGGTCTATCGCGACTCCCTCGTCGTGAAAAAGGAGGCGGAGCGCACGCGCGCGCTGCTCACGCTCGACGAGGCGGTGAAATTCGGCGCCAATCCCGGCACGATCTTCCTGGGGCTGCGCGACGGCGCCGCGGTGTTCGGCATGGGCGTCTCCGCCGCCGCCGCCGAAAAGCTCGTGAGCCGCGACGATGTCGCCGTCAACGAATTGCGCGGCATGGCGATGCAGGGGGCGGTGCCGCCGGGCGAGCTCGCGGCGATCGCCGCGGCGAAGTCGATGGTGAACTGGCATCAGCGCCACGGCTTCTGCGCCAATTGCGGCACGCGCACCGCGATGCGCGAAGGCGGCTGGAAGCGCGAGTGCCCTTCTTGCAAGGCCGAGCATTTTCCGCGCACCGATCCGGTCGTGATCTCGCTCGTCACCCTGGGCGACAAATGCCTGCTCGGCCGGCAAAAGCACTTTCCGCCTGGCATGTATTCCTGTCTCGCCGGTTTCGTCGAAGCGGCCGAGACCATCGAGGACGCGGTGCGCCGGGAGATCTTCGAGGAGTCCGGAATCCGCTGCACCGAGGTGCAATATTACATGACGCAGCCCTGGCCCTACCCCTCGTCGCTGATGATCGGCTGCACCGCGCGCGCCCTCAACGAGGAGGTCGTCGTCGACCGTTCGGAACTCGAGGACGCGCGCTGGTTCGACCGCGAGGAGGCGCGCCTGATGCTCGCCCGCAAGCATCCCGATGGGCTCGCGGGCCCGCACCCGTTCGCGATTGCCCATCATTTGGTCGGACGCTGGGTGCATGATGGCAAGCCCGCAAGCGCATAA
- a CDS encoding sugar kinase, with the protein MNFQSAAPRIPPRVLCIGMPVRDLTFRVTGVPARGSKENASHFEEICGGNALNAAIAIVRLGGRATICGPMGDQKETSSRYIFEMLAHEGIETNHIIHMPGLVTPISTIMIDPSGERTIVTFRDPELWKVRLPAPDTLLDDCHAILTESRCAEFCTDLCAEARRRGIPVVVDADRAMSMREGLLTVSSHLVFSSEPLQETAGVADDGEALRRVAKVTSSFLAGTRGAQGTIWLDENGNLQQTPAFPVHTVDTLGAGDVFHGAFTLAITEKQELQDALRFASAAAALKCTRFGGALAAPRRAEVVELLKQGRTSSPVGTAH; encoded by the coding sequence ATGAATTTTCAGTCGGCCGCACCAAGGATTCCGCCGCGCGTTCTTTGCATCGGCATGCCGGTGCGCGACCTGACGTTCCGCGTGACGGGTGTGCCGGCGCGCGGCTCCAAGGAGAACGCCAGCCACTTCGAGGAGATCTGCGGCGGCAACGCGCTGAACGCCGCGATCGCCATCGTGCGGCTCGGCGGCCGCGCCACGATCTGCGGGCCGATGGGCGACCAGAAGGAGACCTCGAGCCGCTACATTTTCGAGATGCTCGCGCATGAAGGAATTGAAACCAACCACATCATCCACATGCCGGGGCTGGTGACGCCGATCTCGACCATCATGATCGACCCTTCCGGCGAACGCACCATCGTCACCTTCCGCGACCCGGAACTGTGGAAGGTCCGCCTCCCCGCCCCCGACACGCTGCTGGACGATTGTCACGCCATCCTGACCGAGAGCCGTTGCGCCGAATTCTGCACCGACCTCTGCGCCGAGGCGCGGCGCCGCGGCATTCCCGTCGTCGTGGACGCCGACCGGGCGATGTCGATGCGGGAGGGCCTTTTGACCGTCTCCTCGCACCTGGTTTTCTCGAGCGAGCCGCTACAGGAAACCGCCGGTGTGGCCGACGATGGCGAGGCGCTGAGGCGGGTGGCCAAGGTGACTTCCTCGTTCCTCGCAGGCACCAGGGGCGCCCAGGGCACCATCTGGCTCGACGAGAACGGCAACCTGCAACAGACACCGGCTTTCCCGGTGCATACCGTGGACACGCTCGGCGCCGGCGACGTCTTCCATGGCGCCTTTACCCTCGCCATCACCGAAAAACAGGAACTCCAGGACGCCCTGCGGTTCGCCTCCGCCGCTGCAGCCCTGAAATGCACCCGCTTCGGAGGAGCCCTGGCCGCCCCGCGACGTGCTGAAGTTGTGGAGCTTTTAAAACAGGGCCGGACCTCCAGCCCGGTCGGAACTGCCCATTAG